GCGGCCACCAGGTCCAAAGCCGCCTCGCGCAGAAAACGCATGCCGTTTCGCCGGGCGGCCTCTTTGAGCCGGCGGATGGGTTCGCGAGCGACGATGAGCTCACGGATTTCGTCGTTAAGAATAAGAAGCTCGGCAATCGCCTTGCGTCCCTTGTAACCGCTGCCCCGGCATTGACCGCAGCCCTGGCCGGCGACGAAGCGGTAGTGGGAGACGGCGGCCTTTGACAAACCTGAGGCGGCCAGCAGGATCTCATCCGGCACCTGCTCGATGGCGCAGTGGGGGCAGTTCAGGCGCACCAGCCGCTGCGCCACGATCCCGTTGAGGGCGGAGACGAAGCTGTAGGGGTCGACGCCCATGTGCATGAAGCGCCCGATCACATCGAAGACGTTGTTGGCATGCACCGTGGTGAAGACCAGATGACCGGTGAGCGCCGCCTGCACGGCAATCTGGGCCGTTTCCACATCGCGGATCTCCCCCACCATGATCTTGTCCGGGTCATGGCGGAGAATGGAGCGCAAACCGCGGGCGAAGGAAAGTCCCTTCTTCTCGTTCACCGGAATCTGCAGGATGCCCGGAAGCTGATACTCGACGGGGTCCTCGATAGTGATGATCTTGTCGTGCCCGTGATTGATCTCGCTGAGAGCGGCATACAGCGTGGTGGTCTTGCCGGACCCCGTCGGTCCGGTGACGAGCAGCATGCCATACGGCTCCTGGGCGAGCCGCCGCATCCGGGCGAGAACGTGGGCATCGAAGCCAAGACAATCGAGGCGAAGACCGCGCAGATGATCGGACAGCGACTGTTTGTCCAGGATGCGCAAAACGGCATCCTCGCCGAAAAGCGAAGGCATGACCGATACCCGGAAATCCACTTCCCGTCCCTGGATGCTCACTTTGAAACGTCCGTCCTGGGGAATGCGCCGCTCGGCGATGTCGAGCTCGGCCATGACCTTGATGCGCGAGATCACCTGCTCCGCCATCTCGCTGCCACTGACCGCCCCCACCGCGGTGAGTACGCCGTCGATGCGATATTTGATGGCCAGGCCGCCGGCCGAGGTTTCCAGGTGGATGTCGCTCGCGCCGCTCCTCAGGGCAT
The DNA window shown above is from Burkholderiales bacterium and carries:
- a CDS encoding GspE/PulE family protein codes for the protein MEVLEKKLGLAPQAFAAALGATVHMRVVSMAELHRLKPDFDSLPLTEAIQKHCIAVRDSENSLLLVCGDPFLPHLSPWAEERIAEPFFWVLAHPADVAAYLARQEESLRAVEALLATGTAGEASSAVTEELSLKTISEDTSPVVRLVHSTLYDALRSGASDIHLETSAGGLAIKYRIDGVLTAVGAVSGSEMAEQVISRIKVMAELDIAERRIPQDGRFKVSIQGREVDFRVSVMPSLFGEDAVLRILDKQSLSDHLRGLRLDCLGFDAHVLARMRRLAQEPYGMLLVTGPTGSGKTTTLYAALSEINHGHDKIITIEDPVEYQLPGILQIPVNEKKGLSFARGLRSILRHDPDKIMVGEIRDVETAQIAVQAALTGHLVFTTVHANNVFDVIGRFMHMGVDPYSFVSALNGIVAQRLVRLNCPHCAIEQVPDEILLAASGLSKAAVSHYRFVAGQGCGQCRGSGYKGRKAIAELLILNDEIRELIVAREPIRRLKEAARRNGMRFLREAALDLVAAGETTLTEINRVTFVA